Sequence from the Rhodococcus pseudokoreensis genome:
TGGAGGATCCGGGCCTGTGGATTGTCAGCGGCAGGGCACAAGCCGTCGCCCGGCGGTTCATGCGGGCGTTGCCCCGCCGTCGGTTCTCGCGACTGCGAGTTTGTGGGCGTGGGCGTGGGCGTGGGCGTTGCGAGCGGTGTGATGGAGCTGTTCATCCCTTCGGTGTCGAGGATTCGGAAAGTGCTCGATCGCTGGCCGGTCCACACCCGGGAAGGCCCCGACGTCGGTACCGTCGATCCCCGTGAGCACCAAGGCGCAGCGGCGAGCCGATCGGGCGCTGGTCGCCGCCTACCACGAGGCTCGACTGGGTGAACTGATCGAGCATGTCGCCGCCGAGGTCGACCGCTACCGGGCCGGCGACGCCGACGCCGACACCGTCGATGAGGCCCTGCACCACTACCACCGCGCGGCCCAGAATTTGTGGAAGTTCTGCTGGTCCGGGTCCGGCGTCCAGATCGAGTTCACCGCGCGGGCCCTGGAAAGGCTCGCGGCCGACGGCGAGACGATCGACTGGTGGGAACGGGCCACACCTCGCCGCCAGCAGTAGAGGCCTGCGGCGGGGGCATACTCGGATCGAGGGTGACCCCGACCGGATCCACATCCGCGATCGCGACACTTTTCGTCGGCGTTGAGATGATCGATGTCATGGTTGTGAGCGGACTACCCGATCTGGATGTCGCACGAGTGCTGCGATACTGCGCGACGGTCCGAGCGGGGGCCAGGCTCGCCTGACACCACGGCAGTGTGAACCCTGGGTAAACGCTCCGCACAGGAAGCCCGCGGCGGTCGATACGTCCGGGAGGCGTCTGCGAGGCTGGACGGACCGCCGCAAAGACATTCGGAGTCCCATGAGCACTCACCGAACACACAGCGAGCCCCGTACCGCCGGTTCCCGGATCGGCACGTCTCTCCTTTGGCTGGGCGGCGGCCACCCGAACGAGATCACCGAACCCACCGAGCGCACCACGTACCAGGTCACCGGGCTGGTCGTGCTGGTCAACGGACTGCTCGCCGGGCTGGTCGCGACCATGGCCGCCGCCACGACGTCGTGGCCGGTCCTCGCACTGCTGCCGTTCACCCTGATCTGCGGTCAGCTGGTGGGCGCTTTGGCCCGCACCCTTGCCGGCGGGCGTCAGGTTCGGTGGTACGGGTTGGTGGGCCGCGCGGCGGTTGCGTTGTTCGTCGGGGCGGTGCTCGGTGAGCTGGCCTTCCTCGGCATCGCCGCCGGATCGATCGAACCGGGTGCTCGATGACCGGGCCGCCGCGCAGGTCGCCGCGGTCCCGGCGGTCGTGCGGTCGGCGCAGACCCTGGACCAACTGCGGGCCCAGCGGGCCGGTCTCGACGAGTCGGTGCGAGACGCCCGCGCGCGGCGCGACGAAGCGCTCGTCGTCGCCCGCTGCGAATTCAACCGTCCCCGGCCTGCCCGCCGGAGAAGATCACCGGTGTGCCCGGCGCCGGACCCGAGACCCGTACGGCCAACGAACTACTCGCCGACGCCCAGCAGGTACTCGCGACCGCCCTCGCGACCCGCGACCGCGACGCACCTGGCCTCGACGCCGAAATTGTGCAGGCCGCCGACGGTCTCACCGCCGCACAGACCGCGGCGCCGTCGGACGTCGACCGCGGCCTCGGCGCGCGGTGGACGGCGATGCACGACTACACGGTCGGCCACACCGGCGCGTTGATCCTCCGGCTGGCCACCATTGCCTTCTTTGCGGTGCTGAGCCTGCTGCCGCTGGTGCTGAAGCTGTGGCGCGGTGAAACCGAGCAGGATCGCCGCGACGTCGCCCGCGCCGAGCGGGAGCGGGCCGAACGCGAGGCCGACATCGCGATCGCCGTCACACGGGCGCAGGTGAGGACCGCCACCGAGACCCTTCGGGCAGAGCAGCAATTGGCCGCGACCCGTCTCGCCGCCGAGCCGAGACCGCGATCGCGCGGGAACAGCAACGGCGACGGGTCGTGGCGGCGCACGGCGGAGACCTGACGGCACTATCGCACGCATTGCGTTCGCCGGGAGATTTCACCGAACCCACGCCACTGGCGGAGCTGACCGCGGCGGCGCTCGCTGTGCCCTCCGCCGCCGACGAGCCCACGGCCCAATCGCAGACCGACGACACCGAAACCGAGAACCTGCCTTGCCGGTCGACTCGGCGCCAGTCGAGCAGCGCCGAAGCGGGCCAATCGGCGTGCTGCCCGCCGCTCTGCCGCTGGGCAATCCGATACCGGACATCACCAAGGCGGTCACTGGAATGATCCGCCCGTTCGTGCCACCGATCCTCGCCCGGGCGGTCGGCCATCCACGGCGGACCCTCGTCGAGGAAGTTGAGGAGGTGAACGTCAGCTACACCCGGCGCCGCACGGTGACCGTGGACGAGCAGCAGAGCACGTCGACGCCGGTCGGCGAGCCGACCGAGGCGGGTGCCGAACAGTCGCCACCCACTCGGGTGAGCGCGACCCGGATGGCCGAGCCCTCGCAGACCGGGTCGGGGTCCGCATGGCTGCCGGACTCGCTGGATGCGGCATCGGACAACCTCTCGCACACCCTCGGCGGGGCGGCCCGCTGTGACGCCTTGACCGCACGGAAGGGGCCGCGGGAACTGCCGCCGGGCGAGTGAGGCGGGCGCGGGAAGTTCGGCCGACACTGGGCCGCTGACGTCTACGAAACACGTCCGGTGCGAGGTCGCGCAGCGGCGCGATGGCCTCGAGATCTTGGGATAGGCCGCCGGGGTGTCGAGCGGCCGGCGGAGCGCGACACGCACGAGTGCGGCGCTCAGGCCCTCGCCGTACCGCCCTGCGAGTGTTCCGATCTTCTGCTTGGTCGAGATGCCTGAGCTTCCCCCGCTTTACCGGAGACTTCCGAACCAGGTTTGATCCTGGGTAGATGGAGGAAGGACGTCACTGTGGGAACGAGGAAGTATCCGCCGGAGCTGCGGGATCGTGCGGTGCGGTTGTATCGGGAGTCCGAGCCCAGGCCGGTGATCCGGCGGCTGGCCGAGCAGCTGAACGTGCACCCGGAGGCGCTGCGGAACTGGATCCGCCAGGCTCAGGCCGATCACGGCGAGCGTGACGAACGTCCGTCGACGGCGATGCTCGAGGAGAACCGGCGGCTGGCCCGGGAGAACGCGGAGCTGCGCCGTGTCAACGACGTATTGCGCGCGGCGAGTGCGTTTTTCGCGTCCGAGATTGACCCGACCCGGAGGCGGTCATGAGGTTCATCGATGCCCATGACTTCCCGGTCGGTCTCGTACTACGGGTCCTGCAGATCGCCTCGTCGACGTACTACGAGTGGCGGGCACGGGCGGCCCTGCCCGCTCGGCGGCGGCGTGAGGACGCCGAGCTGCTGGCGTTGATCGACGAGGTCCGCGCCTCACACGAGTTCGCCGGCACCTACGGGTCGCCGCGGGTGTGGCTGGAGCTGCGCCGCCGCGGGGTGCGGGTCGGCCGCAAACGGGTCGAGCGGATC
This genomic interval carries:
- a CDS encoding transposase — encoded protein: MGTRKYPPELRDRAVRLYRESEPRPVIRRLAEQLNVHPEALRNWIRQAQADHGERDERPSTAMLEENRRLARENAELRRVNDVLRAASAFFASEIDPTRRRS